Genomic DNA from Alkalihalobacterium alkalinitrilicum:
TAATGCCTCACTATAATAAGCAATTGCTGCAGAAAGCAGTGTCACTATATGAAATAGCATAAGTTTATCTGAAAAGGGTGGAACTGTTGAATCTGTTACTTCTGTTTCAAATAACTTTGGAACATGAAGATTCTCCTCTTTTAACATTGCACTTAGAATATCAAAGTGTTTAATACAAAGCTTACGAGCACGTTCCATATAATCTCGTACCTCTTTAGATTGACAAACTTGACTGAATCCTAACTCCAATACCATTTTCACCATTGTTTTCTGCATATTAAGATGCACACCACTGATTTCAATTGCGTTAATAGGTCTACGTTTCCCGAACAAACCAGTTAAATAATTTTGCTTCCTAACAAAATCAATCTTTTGTTGATTGTTTAAAGTAGGAGGTTTGTTAATAATTCCCTTATTTAAGGAAACACTAGTTACCCTATCATATAGTTCCAATGATTGCGAAGTACATTCAATAAAGTATTTTCTGACATCCTCTCGTATACAAACACTAGTGGCAAAAGCATATCTCGTCAAACCATGAATTGTAATAATATGTAAATAAACAATCTTAAATGTATCAGTAAATAAACAAGGAGCGTCTACTATGACATCTTCGTCTGTAAAGCCTATTGGAATTGGAAGATTTTCTAAGGATAAGAATTGCTTCGTTTTTTCTAAATGAGTTTCTGATAATTCTAAGGCAAATTCCAGTAAATCGCGAATATCTTCATCCTTTACGTCATGTAACATATAGCGAAGAATACATCGTGACAAACTGTCATTAACATACTGTGACCAAATGACAGCATTTTCTGATGCATTAATTTTTGTATGGTGATTAACTTGTTCCATTTTATCATCCCTCCTAGCTATTATAGATTAGGATAACCATTTACATTAATTTTATTTGTTAAATGTTCCTGGCAAGATATATATATTATCGTTTTCTTACTCATGTTTATTAGGGAATCTTATATGATTGGAAAAGTTAAACATATTTTCTTGATAGGAAGATGCATTATAGAAATAGAAGCAGATGTTAAATAGGAAATTCATACCGTTTGAGATTCCCTATTTAACTTTTCTAAAAAACATACTCTTTCGGAAACTAGTGAGTCTCTCAACACGAGCACTTATGTCTTCTGTTGTGATTTCAAGTAATTTCTCCAGGAACCTTATTGTTCCTATTATATTTTCCTCCGTTTTAACGTTTTCCATTTTCTTATCAGCTATCAAATCATTAAGAACTTTTCTGAAAGCATTGCTTTTTATTAGTCACTCTCCAATCAGTTCCTTTGTTGCAGATCTTTCAAATTCATTTTTCACAGCAAATAAACTTTCTCTTTTTGTTTCTATTATAGTAATAGCATTTAAATCAAAATTCATACGCATCTTAAAATATCTCTTTTCACATTATAATAATTTTCATTTCTTAACCGAAAATACTCTACATCTATAGTGATTTCGTAAAAAGAAGCTGTCTCTGTAACATATTGAATGTCTTTCACTTCAACATTTTTCAATAGATCTAGATAAGTTTCTATACCATACTGAGTATTTATCATTTTTGCATCCAATACATTCATGAACTTCACATCCTTTTCTACCATCATATTCATTGTTTTCATTACCATTTCACAAATAATGAGCTATTTTTCTTTCCTATTTTTACTGACTCTTTTTCTATTAAATGTGACAGATGTATTTCTGTTAGTTCTTTTCAACAACATGTCCACCAAATTCGTTTCTTAATGCAGCTACCACTTTACCTGTAAAAGTATCGCTGTCTAATGAACGGTAACGCATCAAAAGAGACATTGCGATAACAGGAGTGGCTGCTTGTAAATCTAAAGCTGTTTCAACTGTCCATTTCCCTTCACCAGAAGAGTGCATAATCCCTTTAAT
This window encodes:
- a CDS encoding DUF3231 family protein; its protein translation is MEQVNHHTKINASENAVIWSQYVNDSLSRCILRYMLHDVKDEDIRDLLEFALELSETHLEKTKQFLSLENLPIPIGFTDEDVIVDAPCLFTDTFKIVYLHIITIHGLTRYAFATSVCIREDVRKYFIECTSQSLELYDRVTSVSLNKGIINKPPTLNNQQKIDFVRKQNYLTGLFGKRRPINAIEISGVHLNMQKTMVKMVLELGFSQVCQSKEVRDYMERARKLCIKHFDILSAMLKEENLHVPKLFETEVTDSTVPPFSDKLMLFHIVTLLSAAIAYYSEALSMGQRRDLTANYARMNTEIALIAEDGLNLLIEKGWMEQPPSATDHESLAKN